The sequence AAAGACTGCGCCCAGGCGCCATGAATTGCAAGCAAATGCCCCGAAATAGGGCATAGCATCAGGGCATCGCCAACGGAAGACAGTCGCAAGACGACGGGAGCAGCACCATGGCCGCAGACAAGCACTCGGGTTTCGCCACCCGCGCCATCCATTACGGATACGACCCACTGGAAGAGCAGGGCGCGCTCACCCCGCCCATGCACGTCACCTCCACCTTCGCCTTTGACAGTGCCGAGCAGGGCGCGGCCCGCTTCGCCGGCGAAGAGGCCGGCCACTTCTATTCCCGCATCTCCAACCCCACCGTGGAGCTGCTGGAAAAGCGCATGGCCGCCCTGGAAGGCGCCGAGGCCGCGCTGGGATTTGCCAGTGGCATGGGCGCCATCACCGCCCTGATGTGGAGCTTCCTGCGCCCCGGCGATGAGATGATTGCCGATACCACTCTCTACGGCTGCACCCACGCCTTCTTCAACCACGGCCTGACCGAGTTCGGCATCAAGGTCCGTCATGTGGATCTCTCCGACCCGGCCAACCTGGAAGCCGCCATCAGCGACAAGACCAGGATGGTCTACTTCGAAACCCCGGCCAACCCCACCATGGACCTGGTGGACATCGAGGCCGTGTCGAAGATCGCCAAAAAGCATGGTGCCCGCGTGGCCGTGGACAACACCTATGCCACCCCGGTCAACACCCGCCCCATCGAACTGGGCGCGGACTTCGTCGCCCATTCCGCCACCAAATACCTGGGCGGTCACGGCGACCTGGTGGCCGGCGTGCTGCTGGGCAGTGAGGAAGACATGTTTCATGTCCGCCTCACCGGCCTGAAGGACTTCACCGGCGCGGTCATGTCGCCCTTCACCGCCTTCCTGCTCATGCGCGGCCTGAAGACCCTGGAAGTGCGCATGGAGCGCCAGGAAAGGAATGCAATGGAAGTGGCCCGCTGGCTGGAAGCCCAGCCCAGGGTGAAGAAGGTCTACTACCCGGGCCTGGAAAGCTTCCCCCAGCACGAGCTGGCCAAGAAGCAGATGCACGGCTTCAGCGCCATCATGGCCTTTGATGTGGAGGGCGGCGTGGAAGCCGGCCGCACCCTCATGAACAGCCTGCAGATGATCCGCCGCGCCGTCTCCCTGGGCGACGCCGAAAGCCTCATCCAGCACCCGGCCAGCATGACCCACTCCGTGCTCAGCCCCGAGGAACGCGCCGAACACGGCATCAGCGATGATCTCGTCCGCCTCTCCGTGGGCCTGGAAACCCCGGCCGACATCATCGCCGACCTGCAACAGGCCTTCGACAAGCTTGATCAAAAGGTCGATCTTCGCAAGGCGAGCTGAATCGGCCCGAACCCACACGCAACACGGCCCGGGACACTGAAGGGTGTTCCGGGCCGTGGTGTCTGGCGTCCGAGTATTCTCCCCCAGGCAGCACGATATCGCTTCTTCACGGCTTAGGCGTCTTATACGTAAGACATCAGGGCCCCAATGTCTTGCGTATAAGACAAAGTAATCATTCGGGTCTATACATCCGGGAAGCCCGAGGCTGAGGGCCGGCAGTTTCTCAACGACACCGCCCAGGGTGAAGAAGGCCTGAGCGGCTGCCGGCAATGCCTGGAAACCAAGCAACATGGCGGGCCCTGGTACCGACAGCTACACTGAGGTGAATCATTAGAGTCGAGCACAGGGAGCCGTGCCATCAAACCCCGAAAGCCACCGCCTGAAGCGTCAGATCATCTCCATCGGACTGCGCACCCCGGCAAAGCCCGTTCCGAGCACATGGGTATAGATCTGCGTCGTGTTCAGATCCACATGCCCCAGCAGCTCCTGCACCGTGCGTATGTCCGCACCCCCGCGAAGCAATTCCGTGGCAAAGCTGTGTCGGAAGGTATGGCAGCTGGCCGGCTTGCCGATCCCGCAGGCTCGAACCGCTTCTCTCACGCGGCGCTGAACCGCACTCACATGCAGATGATGACGAACGGCCCTGTCCTCGTCGTCCAGGCTCAGGCCCGGCGCGGGAAACAGCCATTGCCAGGGCAGGGAAGTGGCCGCATTGGGGTATTTTCGCGCCAGAGCAAAGGGAAGACTGACCGGCTGGCGCCGATCCAGTGGCGTTCGTCGCCACTGCGTCTCAACCCATTGCATTCGTTCCCTGAGCGCTCCTGTAACGGCAGTCGGCAATATCGTCGTCCGATCCTTGTTCCCCTTGCCATCCCGAACCGTCAGAACAGCACGCCCCAGATCCACATCCTTCATGCGCAGCCGAGCCGCCTCCGTCACCCGCAGCCCGCTGCCATACATCAAGGAAGCCATCAACTGATAAGGTGCCTCCAGGCGCCGAATCACTGCCATGGCCTCCTCATGACTGAACACCACCGGCAAGCGCCGCGGCCGCTTCGCCGGCCGGATGCCCTGAATCTCACCCAGCGGCCGCTCCAGCACCGCGCGATACAGAAACACCAGCGCATTCAGCGCCTGGCTCTGAGTCGAAACCGCCACATGCCGCTCCGTTGCCAGAAAACTCAGGAACTCCGCCACCTCCGCCTCCCCCATCTCCCGCGGATGGCGCATTCGGTGGAAGCGAATGAAATAGCGTATCCAGTACCAATAACTCTTCTCGGTCTGACGGCTGTAACGCCGAGTGCGGATCACCCGCCGCACCTGTTCCCGCAAACGCGGCCGCCCCTCCCGGCCTTCCTGCCGCGCAGCGTCCGCCCCCGCAGCCGCCACCGATCTCCCACCAGATCGCCACTGACCCATCTCGCCACCTCCCCTTTTGGTAACTGTATGGATATACAGTATTATTGGGAGAGGAAAATGCGACTGTCAAGGTATCCCCGGACGCCAAACCCCGAAGTTTGCGCTATGTTATTGAAAGAAAACACGAATCGCCGGGCACCGAACTACCTGGCGACGGACTTATCGAGACGGCGCGTTATCCCCAATAAACGCGCCAGTCGTACAATCAACTGTTAGCGCATGCGAATCGGTGTCTATTGATGAGTAAGTTTTGGTTCATTTCAGCGCTTCTTCTGACCACTGCGCTTGGTGGATGTATTGGGATTGCTCATCAGTCTGCTGATGTTCCTGTTCTCGAGATATTGGTTAAGCCTGATCCCCTAGAATCGTGTGGTGAACTTAGTCCGATGGTATTGGTAGCGCCAGTCTTCTATGGTGTGCCAGAGGCATTTCGAGATTTGGTGGCTGACGAGCTGAAGGATGGCACCTATTACGAGTCAGTGTCCGTTGGTCCTGATATTGAGGGTGACTTTCAGGTCGAGTTTCCACCGGAAACACGGCATATCGGTCATCTGGCCACG comes from Natronospira bacteriovora and encodes:
- a CDS encoding methionine gamma-lyase, whose protein sequence is MAADKHSGFATRAIHYGYDPLEEQGALTPPMHVTSTFAFDSAEQGAARFAGEEAGHFYSRISNPTVELLEKRMAALEGAEAALGFASGMGAITALMWSFLRPGDEMIADTTLYGCTHAFFNHGLTEFGIKVRHVDLSDPANLEAAISDKTRMVYFETPANPTMDLVDIEAVSKIAKKHGARVAVDNTYATPVNTRPIELGADFVAHSATKYLGGHGDLVAGVLLGSEEDMFHVRLTGLKDFTGAVMSPFTAFLLMRGLKTLEVRMERQERNAMEVARWLEAQPRVKKVYYPGLESFPQHELAKKQMHGFSAIMAFDVEGGVEAGRTLMNSLQMIRRAVSLGDAESLIQHPASMTHSVLSPEERAEHGISDDLVRLSVGLETPADIIADLQQAFDKLDQKVDLRKAS
- a CDS encoding integron integrase — translated: MAAAGADAARQEGREGRPRLREQVRRVIRTRRYSRQTEKSYWYWIRYFIRFHRMRHPREMGEAEVAEFLSFLATERHVAVSTQSQALNALVFLYRAVLERPLGEIQGIRPAKRPRRLPVVFSHEEAMAVIRRLEAPYQLMASLMYGSGLRVTEAARLRMKDVDLGRAVLTVRDGKGNKDRTTILPTAVTGALRERMQWVETQWRRTPLDRRQPVSLPFALARKYPNAATSLPWQWLFPAPGLSLDDEDRAVRHHLHVSAVQRRVREAVRACGIGKPASCHTFRHSFATELLRGGADIRTVQELLGHVDLNTTQIYTHVLGTGFAGVRSPMEMI